In Rhizobium sp. ZPR4, a genomic segment contains:
- a CDS encoding DUF4406 domain-containing protein, with translation MLILIAGPYRSGTGDDPKKMAENLKRLEEPSYALFKAGHLPMIGEWVALPVWHAAGGKSIGDGLYEEIFHPTAGRLLQLCEGVLRLPGDSKGADNDVRIARERGIPVWHRLEDVPGCA, from the coding sequence ATGTTGATCTTGATTGCGGGACCTTATCGCTCCGGCACCGGCGATGATCCGAAGAAGATGGCCGAGAACCTCAAGCGCCTGGAGGAACCGTCCTATGCCCTGTTCAAGGCCGGGCATCTGCCAATGATCGGCGAATGGGTTGCCTTGCCGGTCTGGCACGCCGCCGGCGGCAAGAGCATCGGCGACGGTCTCTATGAAGAGATCTTCCACCCGACAGCCGGCCGGCTGCTGCAGCTTTGCGAGGGTGTTCTGAGGTTGCCTGGTGATTCCAAGGGCGCCGACAACGATGTCCGCATCGCCCGCGAGCGTGGCATTCCGGTCTGGCACAGGCTGGAAGACGTGCCCGGCTGCGCCTAA
- a CDS encoding MmcQ/YjbR family DNA-binding protein, with translation MTSTIDMDAIAERLQRLIAQARLPAVEPGLHYGLPAFKVGGKAFVTVKNNETVVLSLPIDRKEQLMEMAPEIYFQTDHYVGWPSLPLRIGAIGDEELLERLIEAWQYRAPKKLLATFG, from the coding sequence ATGACATCGACCATCGATATGGACGCCATCGCCGAACGATTGCAGCGGCTTATAGCTCAAGCCCGGCTGCCGGCGGTTGAACCTGGCCTGCATTACGGCCTGCCGGCCTTCAAGGTCGGCGGCAAAGCCTTCGTCACGGTGAAGAACAACGAAACCGTCGTGCTGTCGCTGCCGATTGACCGCAAGGAACAGCTGATGGAAATGGCGCCGGAGATCTATTTCCAGACCGATCACTATGTCGGCTGGCCTTCCCTGCCCTTACGCATCGGCGCGATCGGCGACGAGGAACTGTTGGAGCGATTGATCGAGGCGTGGCAATACCGCGCCCCGAAAAAGCTCCTGGCAACATTCGGCTGA
- a CDS encoding glutathione S-transferase family protein — protein sequence MLTIYGVYRSRASRNYWMAREIGVEFKSVPVIQASRLANPLAADAPINTMSPEFLAVNPMGMIPCIKDGDLAMHESLAINLYLARKYGGPLAGKTAEEEGLLAMWTMWAATEVEPYSVALVRIYDNAKENSEQGKAGITVACRSLKKPLDVLEKHLQNQDYLLGDRFTVADLNLAEVMRYAQTEQELFDARPKMKAWIERCQSRDAYKAMQATRGKEPT from the coding sequence ATGCTGACGATCTACGGTGTCTATCGCTCGCGCGCCTCGCGCAATTACTGGATGGCTAGGGAGATCGGCGTCGAGTTCAAATCCGTGCCTGTGATCCAGGCCAGCCGGCTTGCCAACCCACTCGCCGCCGACGCCCCGATCAATACGATGTCGCCGGAGTTTCTGGCCGTCAATCCGATGGGCATGATCCCCTGCATCAAGGATGGCGATCTCGCCATGCACGAGTCGCTCGCCATCAATCTCTACCTCGCGCGCAAATATGGCGGCCCGCTGGCTGGCAAGACGGCCGAAGAAGAAGGGCTGCTGGCGATGTGGACGATGTGGGCGGCGACCGAAGTCGAGCCCTACAGCGTCGCGCTCGTGCGCATCTATGACAATGCCAAGGAAAATAGCGAGCAGGGTAAGGCCGGGATCACGGTTGCCTGCCGCTCGCTGAAGAAACCGCTCGACGTACTGGAGAAGCACCTGCAGAATCAGGACTACCTCCTCGGGGATCGCTTTACCGTCGCCGACCTCAACCTGGCCGAAGTGATGCGCTACGCCCAGACCGAACAGGAATTGTTCGATGCACGTCCGAAGATGAAGGCCTGGATCGAGCGCTGCCAGTCGCGTGATGCCTACAAGGCAATGCAGGCGACCCGCGGCAAGGAGCCGACCTGA
- a CDS encoding NAD(P)H-quinone oxidoreductase — MPLPSEMRFVDLPSFGGPEVMTIARKPLPVLKPGEILVRVEAAGVNRPDVAQRQGTYPPPKEASPILGLEISGEVVDVAPGVTEFAIGNKVCGLANGGGYAEYCVLPAGQALRFPNGYDAVRAAALPETFFTVWANLFQMAGLTEGESVLIHGGSSGIGTTAIQLARAFGATVYATAGSKEKCEACEKLGAKRAINYKEEDFAEVIKAETGDGVDIILDMIGAAYLEKNLASLARDGCLSIIAFLGGAVAEKVNLAPIMVKRLTVTGSTMRPRTAEEKRAIRDDLLSQVWPLLDQGTVAPVIYRTFSFDDVVEAHRLMETSDHIGKIMLKLA, encoded by the coding sequence ATGCCCTTGCCGTCTGAAATGCGTTTCGTGGATTTGCCGTCCTTTGGCGGACCCGAGGTCATGACCATCGCCCGCAAGCCCTTGCCGGTCTTGAAGCCGGGCGAGATCCTGGTCCGTGTCGAGGCCGCCGGCGTCAACCGGCCTGATGTGGCGCAGCGGCAGGGTACCTATCCGCCGCCGAAGGAAGCAAGCCCAATCCTCGGCCTCGAAATATCAGGCGAAGTCGTTGACGTGGCACCTGGCGTCACGGAATTTGCGATCGGCAACAAGGTCTGCGGCCTTGCCAATGGCGGCGGCTATGCGGAATATTGCGTGCTGCCAGCCGGCCAGGCGCTGCGCTTCCCGAACGGCTATGACGCCGTGCGCGCAGCGGCTTTGCCCGAGACATTCTTCACCGTATGGGCCAATCTCTTCCAGATGGCGGGCCTCACCGAAGGCGAAAGCGTGCTGATCCACGGCGGCTCCAGCGGCATAGGCACGACGGCGATCCAGCTTGCCCGCGCTTTCGGCGCAACGGTCTATGCGACCGCCGGATCGAAGGAAAAATGCGAGGCCTGCGAGAAGCTCGGCGCCAAGCGGGCGATCAATTATAAAGAAGAGGATTTCGCCGAGGTCATCAAGGCCGAGACGGGTGATGGCGTCGATATCATCCTCGACATGATCGGTGCTGCCTATCTTGAAAAGAATCTCGCCTCTCTCGCCCGCGATGGCTGCCTTTCGATCATTGCTTTCCTTGGCGGAGCGGTGGCGGAGAAAGTCAACCTGGCGCCGATCATGGTCAAACGCCTGACGGTGACCGGATCGACCATGCGTCCGCGCACGGCTGAGGAAAAGCGGGCCATCCGCGACGACCTTCTTTCGCAGGTCTGGCCGCTGCTCGACCAGGGCACAGTCGCCCCGGTCATTTATCGGACCTTCTCTTTCGACGACGTGGTCGAGGCGCATCGGTTGATGGAAACCAGCGACCACATCGGCAAGATCATGTTGAAGCTGGCTTGA
- a CDS encoding MFS transporter — protein sequence MSSIENTAPTPSSSVFTLFSPKLLPATLMLGGGVTLYAVESYITATIAPSIVRDIGGLELFSWMTTLFVAAGVLGSITVATRPKGMGLRAVYVVAALTFGAGSLACAIAPTMPVLLVGRAVQGYGSGMLSGLAYAFIRFIYPQPLWRRASTLYAAIWGVATVLGPTLGGLFAAGGAWREAFIILVPLAVIMAFSARRLLPDVADDRTDTRTPLLQIILLLAAVLLVSIAGTIEHGSYKAVLIAVSIALVAATVLIERKSGVRLLPYGAVMLSNPIARLYLTIFTMMLVLTSDIYIPYFLQTLHGVTPLISGYLVALVALGWTTAAFFSASFSGRQAAIAIVTGCILETAATASLIPFLATATPFTVLAEFAPAVIAMFLMGFGVGLGWAHLVTRIIGIARKADEDKASAAISMTQSLGGAFGAALAGVIVNGAGLTHPGGIAGGLSAANWLYTLMAIPGLLAIILSFTIKPAST from the coding sequence ATGTCCAGCATCGAAAACACCGCCCCCACCCCATCCTCCTCCGTCTTCACATTGTTTTCGCCGAAACTTCTGCCGGCAACGCTGATGCTCGGCGGCGGCGTGACGCTTTATGCCGTCGAGTCCTACATCACGGCTACGATCGCGCCGTCGATCGTCCGGGATATCGGCGGTCTCGAACTCTTTTCATGGATGACGACGCTCTTCGTCGCCGCTGGCGTGCTCGGCTCGATCACGGTCGCAACCCGGCCGAAAGGCATGGGCCTGCGTGCCGTCTATGTCGTGGCGGCGCTCACTTTCGGCGCCGGTAGCCTGGCATGCGCCATCGCGCCGACCATGCCGGTGCTGCTCGTCGGACGTGCGGTTCAGGGTTATGGCTCCGGCATGCTGTCCGGCCTTGCCTATGCGTTCATCCGTTTCATCTATCCCCAGCCCCTGTGGCGCAGGGCGTCCACACTCTACGCCGCCATATGGGGGGTGGCGACGGTACTTGGACCGACCCTCGGCGGCCTCTTCGCCGCCGGAGGCGCCTGGCGGGAGGCCTTCATCATTCTGGTGCCGCTGGCCGTCATCATGGCGTTTTCGGCCCGCCGGTTGCTGCCCGATGTCGCGGATGATCGGACCGACACCAGAACGCCGCTTCTGCAGATCATATTGCTGCTCGCCGCAGTCCTACTCGTCAGCATTGCCGGCACGATCGAACATGGATCCTATAAGGCCGTGCTGATCGCAGTTTCCATCGCTCTCGTTGCAGCGACGGTGCTGATCGAGCGCAAGAGCGGGGTGCGCCTCCTCCCCTATGGGGCCGTCATGCTCAGCAATCCGATCGCGCGGCTCTACCTGACGATATTCACGATGATGCTTGTGCTGACGAGCGACATCTACATTCCCTATTTCCTGCAGACGCTCCACGGCGTGACGCCACTGATATCGGGCTATCTCGTCGCGCTTGTCGCGCTTGGCTGGACCACCGCGGCCTTCTTCAGCGCTTCGTTCTCGGGCCGGCAGGCAGCCATCGCCATCGTGACCGGTTGCATTCTTGAAACCGCAGCCACGGCCTCGCTGATTCCATTCCTGGCGACCGCGACGCCCTTCACCGTACTCGCGGAATTTGCGCCGGCTGTTATTGCCATGTTCCTGATGGGCTTCGGCGTCGGCCTGGGCTGGGCACACCTCGTAACCAGGATCATCGGCATCGCCAGGAAAGCCGATGAGGACAAGGCCTCGGCCGCCATTTCGATGACGCAGTCGCTTGGCGGCGCGTTCGGCGCTGCCCTTGCCGGCGTCATCGTCAACGGCGCCGGCCTAACCCATCCGGGCGGCATTGCCGGCGGCCTTTCGGCTGCAAATTGGCTCTACACGCTGATGGCGATACCCGGCCTGCTCGCCATCATCCTGTCCTTCACGATCAAGCCAGCTTCAACATGA
- a CDS encoding glutathione S-transferase N-terminal domain-containing protein yields MLTFYFAPGSCALASLIALEESGLAYEHRRLNLANGDQRQPDYLAINPKGRVPALVTDRGVITENIAIMTYIAQIAPAAKLAPLDDPFEFAQMQSFNSYIASTVHVNHSHKGRGYRWTDDAAAIETMKAKVPQTMTEAFALIEDKMLKGPWVMGEQYTVADGYLFTMETWLPGDGVDRSRFAKVDAHYQRMLERPAVKKALAIEEG; encoded by the coding sequence ATGCTGACATTCTATTTTGCGCCGGGAAGCTGCGCGCTCGCCAGTCTCATCGCCCTGGAAGAGTCGGGTCTTGCTTACGAACACCGACGCCTCAACCTCGCCAATGGCGATCAGCGCCAGCCGGATTATCTGGCCATCAACCCCAAGGGCCGGGTTCCGGCGCTGGTGACCGATCGCGGCGTCATCACCGAGAATATCGCGATCATGACCTATATCGCCCAGATTGCGCCGGCCGCAAAGCTGGCACCGCTCGACGACCCCTTCGAATTCGCCCAGATGCAGTCCTTCAACAGCTATATCGCCTCCACCGTTCATGTGAACCATTCGCACAAGGGTCGCGGCTATCGCTGGACCGACGATGCCGCGGCCATCGAGACAATGAAGGCCAAGGTGCCGCAGACCATGACCGAGGCCTTCGCCTTGATCGAAGACAAGATGCTGAAAGGCCCCTGGGTGATGGGTGAACAATATACTGTTGCTGACGGCTATCTCTTCACCATGGAGACGTGGCTTCCGGGAGACGGTGTCGATCGCAGCCGGTTCGCCAAGGTGGACGCCCACTACCAGCGCATGCTCGAGCGCCCGGCCGTCAAGAAGGCGCTCGCCATCGAGGAAGGCTGA
- a CDS encoding asparaginase: MSNPVCVEVTRGNLVESRHRGSVVVVDGDGKLVFSLGDIESGVFPRSACKAMQALPLVESGAADAYGFDNKELALACSSHNGEDEHVALAASMLARAGRDVGTLECGAHWSSDLKTTIHQARTIDKPTALHNNCSGKHAGFVCACCHQDIDPTGYVGYDHPLQQQIRETMQSLTGAVLAHDNCGTDGCSIPTYAVPLKGLAHGFAKMATGVGLEPLRAKASRRLFEACMAEPFYVAGTDRACTKLMQIAPGRIFAKTGAEGVFCAAIPEQGIAVALKCDDGTGRAAEVMVAATLARFFEKDGAIHNALTAMADRSFKNWNGIHVGDIRPAAALTA, encoded by the coding sequence ATGTCCAATCCCGTCTGCGTCGAAGTTACCCGTGGCAATTTGGTCGAAAGCCGCCATCGCGGCTCTGTCGTCGTTGTCGATGGCGATGGAAAGCTGGTTTTCTCGCTCGGCGATATCGAAAGCGGCGTTTTTCCCCGCTCTGCCTGCAAGGCGATGCAAGCCCTTCCGCTGGTCGAAAGCGGTGCCGCGGACGCCTATGGCTTCGACAACAAGGAATTGGCGCTCGCCTGTTCCTCCCACAATGGCGAGGACGAGCATGTTGCCCTCGCTGCCTCGATGCTGGCGCGCGCCGGCCGCGATGTCGGCACGCTCGAATGTGGCGCGCATTGGTCTTCCGACCTGAAGACGACAATTCACCAGGCCCGCACCATCGACAAGCCGACGGCGCTGCACAACAATTGCTCCGGCAAGCATGCCGGCTTCGTCTGCGCCTGCTGTCATCAGGATATCGATCCAACCGGCTATGTCGGCTACGATCACCCGCTGCAGCAGCAGATCCGCGAGACGATGCAGAGCCTGACCGGCGCTGTTCTTGCGCACGACAATTGCGGCACGGACGGCTGCTCGATCCCGACCTATGCCGTGCCGCTCAAGGGGCTGGCGCATGGCTTTGCCAAAATGGCGACCGGTGTCGGGCTGGAGCCGTTGCGCGCCAAGGCATCGCGCCGTCTGTTCGAGGCCTGCATGGCCGAACCGTTTTACGTGGCCGGCACCGATCGCGCCTGCACCAAACTCATGCAGATCGCTCCCGGCCGCATCTTCGCCAAGACCGGCGCCGAAGGCGTGTTCTGCGCGGCGATCCCGGAACAGGGCATTGCCGTCGCGCTCAAATGCGATGACGGTACCGGCCGCGCGGCCGAGGTCATGGTAGCGGCAACGCTGGCTCGCTTCTTCGAAAAGGACGGCGCCATTCACAACGCTCTCACGGCAATGGCCGACAGGTCGTTCAAGAACTGGAACGGCATTCATGTCGGCGATATCAGGCCGGCAGCGGCGCTGACGGCATAA
- a CDS encoding MarR family transcriptional regulator, protein MRQSPANRILILLKTDGPQLAAAIGDALGISSEAARQQLTKMAEEGLVEPVAEAAAGRGRPRQFWHLTAAGNRQFPDGHADLTATLLATMVSQLGQGAVDAVISARETETLRRYRSEIDLMADLPSRVASLAAIRTQEGYMADHWQDDDGSLMLVENHCPICAAACACAGFCRSELETFRMVLGAEVEREEHILLGARRCAYRIRDAA, encoded by the coding sequence ATGCGCCAGTCACCTGCTAATCGAATCCTGATCCTGTTGAAAACCGATGGGCCGCAATTGGCAGCGGCCATCGGCGATGCGCTCGGCATATCGTCGGAGGCGGCCCGTCAGCAGCTGACGAAGATGGCTGAAGAAGGGTTGGTCGAGCCGGTGGCGGAGGCTGCCGCCGGCCGGGGCAGGCCGCGTCAGTTCTGGCATCTGACGGCTGCCGGCAACAGGCAGTTTCCGGATGGCCATGCCGATCTGACCGCTACCCTGCTTGCGACCATGGTCAGCCAATTGGGGCAGGGTGCCGTCGATGCCGTCATTTCCGCCCGTGAAACGGAGACGCTCCGACGCTATCGCAGCGAGATCGATCTTATGGCCGATCTGCCGTCGCGCGTCGCGAGCCTCGCGGCGATCCGCACGCAGGAAGGCTACATGGCCGATCACTGGCAGGACGATGATGGTTCGCTGATGCTGGTGGAGAATCATTGCCCCATCTGTGCGGCCGCATGTGCCTGTGCCGGCTTCTGCCGTTCCGAGCTTGAAACCTTCCGCATGGTGCTCGGCGCGGAAGTCGAGCGGGAGGAGCACATCCTGCTCGGCGCCAGGCGCTGCGCCTACAGGATCCGCGACGCAGCCTGA
- a CDS encoding DUF2127 domain-containing protein codes for MNERRIHQLFEISVLLKGAHALIECLGGIVLALVSTESILRLANRIAQPELLNDPHDFIATHLLTWARDFSVGTKNFYAYYLLSHGLVKVLLVIGLLRGKMWAYPASLVALGLFIAYQLYRFTDTHGIGLIILTIFDLVVMILIWQEYKVVRQHVPARQVGG; via the coding sequence ATGAACGAACGCCGCATTCACCAGCTCTTCGAAATCAGCGTTCTGTTGAAGGGCGCGCATGCCCTGATCGAATGTCTTGGCGGCATTGTGCTGGCGCTGGTCAGCACGGAATCCATCCTGCGTCTCGCAAACAGGATTGCGCAGCCCGAGCTGCTCAACGATCCCCATGATTTCATCGCGACGCACCTGCTGACCTGGGCGCGGGACTTTTCCGTCGGCACCAAGAACTTCTATGCCTATTACCTGCTGAGCCATGGGCTGGTGAAGGTGCTGCTGGTCATCGGCCTGCTCCGGGGCAAGATGTGGGCCTATCCGGCATCGCTGGTGGCACTCGGGCTTTTCATCGCCTACCAACTTTACCGCTTCACCGACACGCATGGCATCGGGCTCATCATCCTCACGATCTTCGACCTCGTGGTCATGATCCTGATCTGGCAGGAATATAAGGTCGTCCGGCAACATGTGCCGGCGCGACAGGTCGGGGGCTGA
- a CDS encoding LysR substrate-binding domain-containing protein: protein MRNLNNVHLNGLRALEAVGRLGSLQAAADELGVTVGAVSQQVIKAEAQLGRPLFERTSKGMMVTASGLAVLARLGEGFQSLSAAIALAQHKDENILTISVAPVFAARWLVYRLDRFASRHPDIRLRIDATTRLINPATSDVDIGIRVGNGQWPGVRSELLLAQEVFPVVTPQIAATLREPADLLKVPAVIDGHAMFGWEVWLRKAGLSGHCMEERHIFNDASLCLDAAIAGQGVMLAWQTLAAYALQQKCLVDPFGIRAKIGFGHYFVTAAGVREPKKVSAFKAWIREEMEESMRLFQ, encoded by the coding sequence ATGAGAAACCTCAATAACGTTCATCTGAATGGCTTGCGCGCCCTTGAGGCGGTTGGGCGGCTCGGTTCACTGCAGGCGGCGGCCGACGAACTTGGCGTGACGGTCGGCGCGGTCAGTCAGCAGGTCATCAAGGCCGAGGCGCAGCTCGGCCGGCCGCTGTTCGAGCGCACCTCCAAAGGCATGATGGTCACTGCGTCGGGATTGGCGGTTCTGGCGAGGCTTGGCGAAGGTTTCCAGTCGCTTTCGGCGGCAATCGCGCTTGCGCAGCACAAGGATGAGAACATTCTCACCATTTCGGTCGCGCCGGTTTTCGCTGCCCGCTGGCTGGTGTACCGGCTCGACCGCTTCGCCAGCCGCCACCCGGATATCCGCCTGCGCATCGATGCCACCACACGTCTGATCAATCCGGCGACATCGGATGTCGATATCGGCATTCGAGTTGGCAATGGGCAATGGCCCGGGGTCAGGTCCGAGCTCTTGCTGGCGCAGGAGGTGTTCCCGGTCGTTACCCCGCAGATCGCGGCCACGCTCCGGGAGCCCGCTGATCTCCTGAAAGTCCCCGCCGTCATCGACGGACATGCGATGTTCGGCTGGGAGGTGTGGCTGCGCAAGGCGGGACTATCGGGCCATTGCATGGAGGAGCGGCACATCTTCAACGATGCGTCGCTCTGCCTGGATGCCGCCATAGCGGGGCAAGGGGTGATGCTCGCCTGGCAGACGCTGGCGGCCTATGCCCTCCAGCAGAAATGTCTCGTCGATCCCTTTGGCATCCGCGCCAAAATCGGTTTCGGTCACTACTTCGTCACCGCCGCAGGCGTGCGTGAGCCGAAGAAGGTCTCCGCCTTCAAGGCCTGGATACGCGAGGAAATGGAAGAGAGCATGCGTCTCTTCCAATGA
- a CDS encoding DeoR/GlpR family DNA-binding transcription regulator, which translates to MLTSQRKTLILDRLRRDGQVIAKALADDLGLSEDTIRRDLREMAAEKLLKRVHGGALPLSPELPDFTARQAVSSDAKRRLGAYAANMIEPGQTVFVDGGTTNAEIARQLPKDLAVTIVTHSPTIAGELEHHPLAEVILIGGKLYKHSMVATGAVAMAAISSIRADIFFLGVTAIHPARGFSTGDFEEAAIKRHIAQCSAETYVLATVEKLDAASPCQILPLRSISGLIVPSDAPDESLAPYRDTDMPIFLA; encoded by the coding sequence ATGCTGACCAGCCAACGCAAAACCCTCATTCTCGACAGATTGCGCCGGGACGGCCAGGTGATCGCCAAGGCGCTGGCCGACGATCTCGGCCTTTCCGAAGACACGATCCGCAGGGATCTGCGGGAGATGGCAGCTGAAAAACTGCTGAAGCGGGTGCATGGCGGCGCGCTGCCGCTGTCACCGGAGCTGCCCGATTTTACAGCGCGACAGGCGGTTTCATCCGACGCGAAACGGCGACTCGGCGCCTATGCAGCCAATATGATCGAGCCGGGCCAGACCGTGTTCGTCGATGGCGGCACGACGAATGCCGAGATCGCCCGTCAGCTTCCAAAAGATCTTGCCGTCACTATCGTCACCCATAGCCCGACGATCGCTGGCGAGCTGGAGCATCATCCTCTGGCCGAGGTGATTCTGATAGGCGGTAAGCTCTACAAGCATTCGATGGTGGCGACGGGCGCTGTCGCCATGGCGGCCATCTCCTCCATAAGGGCCGATATCTTCTTTCTGGGCGTCACGGCCATCCACCCGGCTCGCGGCTTTTCGACCGGTGATTTCGAGGAGGCGGCGATCAAGCGGCATATCGCGCAATGCTCGGCGGAAACCTATGTGCTGGCGACGGTCGAGAAGCTCGATGCTGCCTCGCCATGCCAGATCCTGCCTTTGAGGAGCATTTCCGGCCTGATCGTGCCGTCGGATGCTCCGGACGAAAGTCTGGCGCCTTACCGGGACACCGACATGCCGATCTTCCTGGCCTGA